In Methylobacterium currus, the genomic stretch CCTCCCGGAAAGGCTGATCGCGCCGGACGCGGATCGCATTGTCCTCGGACGCCACGATGGTCAAGGAAACGAAGTTATGGCTGGTAAGGGCCTGCTCGATCTCGATGGATAGCCACCGCATCAGACCAGTCCTGCGCAGCAGGTTAAGAGTTCTATCAGTCGTCGTGAGGATGTACTGGCCGGCAGATACGAAGGTGGGTTCGCGGATTGCCTGCCAGACTCGGGTTTCGAAGGTCTGCCAGGGCATGCGTGAGCCGCCCTGTTGCAGATCAGTTGCCATCTCAACGAGCGCCTCGTCGGACAGACACACCGCGAAACGGGGCAGCTCCTGGTGCTCGAGCTGGACGAAGGTGTTAATTTGGAACAGGTCGTGTTTGCGGCGCATGTACTCCCTGATTTGACTATCTGACCGGCCGGAGTCAGCCAGCATACTCTCCGCGCGCTTGCGATAGGAGAGTCCGAGGGATGGCAGGTGGCGGCCACGAAAGCCGCGCTCAATAGCCGAAAGCCAGAAGTCCCAATCCTCATAGCCGAGGCGCATGGTCTCGTCGAACCGCAGGTCCGATTCGACCATGCGACGGCGAATGAGGCTCCCAGCCTCGCAGATGTTGATCACCGACGCAGCATAGGCGTTGAAGCTGCCGCTGTAATCATTGAACACGCGGAAGCCGAACATCCGCACGTCCGGATAAAACCAATCAGCGTCGGGATGACTAATCAAAGCTTCCTGCATAGCAAATATGCTATATGGCGCAAGGAAGTTATCAGCATCCAAGAAATAAATCGCCTCTACCTCTGGAATATTTTTTAACGTGAAGCTAATTCCCCGATTGCGCGCCGCGCTCAATCCACTATTGAATTGCCTAATGTAATGAACATTGACCCATTGATTGCTGAAAAATGTTAGTGTAGCATAGGTCTGAGGATCGGGACATCCATCATCGACAAAGATAACATCGACGTCAGTGAATCCAGCTTGCTGCGTGAGCGAGTACATTGCCTCGCGCACCAGCCCACTATGCCTGAAAATAGGAATGATGATCGAGAGGCGTGGTCGGTGGGACAGTTGTGGCACGAGGGTGGGCAGGGCTGGCGCGTGATGGATGGTCATGCCTGCCTCTTCTCGCGGATGGCGACGAGGTGAAGAAAGTGTGCCATGGCGTGGTTGGTGCCACCGCCGGTCTGGCGCGTTGCAAGGTAGATGTTGAAGCTGTCACCGAGGGTGTCGGTCGGCTCGAAGACGAGCTGACCCTGCTCGCGCGCCTTCAACCGAAGCCAAGTTGCATTCGCGTGGAAGTTGTCATGTACTGCGTCATTCTCGCTCTTGCGTCGTGGGTTGCCGACGCGCAGCCATTTCGGTTGATGGGATTTTGGCGACGGCTGCTTGAGCGTCAGCGGCATATCGACGGGCGCGGCGAACAGGCCAAATTCCGTTGGAGCGGCGAGGTCGTGGGCGAGCGTCACGTCGGCCGTGATAGCGCGAACGTCGTCGATCCGCACGTTGCGGATCACCGCGACATGAGTGCCTTCGGCAGACGGGTGCAGAAAGAGGCCGGCACGCTCGTCGACGTAGCGCAGCAGCTCCGCTCGCGGCTCCTCCAGGCCACCGAAGTACTCGACGGTGGGGAGCAGCTCATCGATGATAACTTGGCTCGGCCGCTCAGCAGCCGGGTATCCGTCCGGTAGCCTGCCCCAGCCCTGGAATGGCAGGCGCAGGCCTGGTGCGCCAGTGTAGATACGGACGGCCAGTGATCGATCGTCCACGGTGCCATCGGAGCGAACGAGGCCCAGCCGCGGATCGGCAGTTATTTCGCCAAGGCTGAGAGCGAACCGGGGCGCAGCATCGGGCTCCCACCGAATTTCAATCAGTACCGGCTCGTCCAGGGGGCGCGGCATGAACGGGCAGTCGAACCGGTTCCACCCGACATCCAGGGTGTGCGCCGGGACCGTCCAAGTTCCTAGAACCCCCCGGGAATGAGCTGCGAGCAGGCGGATCACGACCACCGGTGAAGGGTCGCGATTGGGCTCAGCCACGTGGATCTCGAAGGCATGCACCGCTCGAAACTCCCGTTTGGAGTTCTGGCTGATGCTCACCACGTCCCGCAGGTCCGACGGCTGCAGAGAGGTGCTGCCGGGAGGCAGAAACACGCCCAGGCGTGGCTGCGGCGGGACCGCCTCGTGAACGACACGCTGCGCTTCCTGCAGCGCTTCGAGGTGCTCCTGCATCATTTGCTGAAGCCGGCCGATCTCGAGGTGCCCAGCCCCGAGGTCTGCCAGGAAGCGCCCGGACAGCCCAAAGGCGCGGCTCAGTTGCCAATCTAGCAATCCTGCGGGATCGGCAGACAAGTCGTAGATCGGGTCAGATCCGTCGATGCGCGGCGCGATCTGTCTCAACTTGGCGATCGCCATCGGATGGGCATTGATGAAGTCATGATCTAGGACCACTCCGACGACGGGGCGGGCCAGGAAACGTCCGTCCGACTCCTGCGCCACGTCGGAAACTTCGAAGCCACGTAGCGCAGCGATCTGCTGCTCGGACAGGACGACGTGGTGTATGCTCTCCTTTGGCATCTTCGCCTTCTCCAATACTCGATCGAGTATGATGAAGGCATATTGCGACTTCGAAGCTGAAACCGATGAAGAGGTGCGCGCGATTGGTTTCGCCAGCACAGGGGCGAGATTGCCCTGATTACTTGCTTGCATATCTAGATCTCTGATCGCTTGAAGTGAGAGTGGACATCATCACTATACAACCCTGAGTTGCAATTGCGCGCTATCACTCTGAGTTTAAAAAGCTATTATCCTGCTGCGCACTTGCTGCCAAGCGTTGCCTGACGACATGCCACATTTTCCATTGAGTGATGTCCGCGCGTCACAACGCAGATCGTCTACATTCTGGAAACGAAAGATCGAACTCTCCGGACCTAGTTGCTGATGCGGCTCGCGGTTAATAGTGATGGCGCAGGCAGTAACCTCAGCATACTTCACAGGGGACCATCCCTGCGCGCTCAGCAAACAGTCCAACGACGCAGCGCGTCAGCCGGCGTTGGGAGCGGCTGGATTAAAGGCATCGGTTCAGCCACGAGGCCGCGCGCGGTATATGCGGATCCGAAAGGACAAATTCACGTTGGCGACGACGGGAATGCCGATGTAGCATGGACCATATCCATGGGTTGGCTCCGAGGGAAAATCGATGCGGAACGGTATTACGGGTGTTCCCGGCTCCGTCTCAGCGTGTGCCGTCT encodes the following:
- a CDS encoding DUF6212 domain-containing protein — translated: MQASNQGNLAPVLAKPIARTSSSVSASKSQYAFIILDRVLEKAKMPKESIHHVVLSEQQIAALRGFEVSDVAQESDGRFLARPVVGVVLDHDFINAHPMAIAKLRQIAPRIDGSDPIYDLSADPAGLLDWQLSRAFGLSGRFLADLGAGHLEIGRLQQMMQEHLEALQEAQRVVHEAVPPQPRLGVFLPPGSTSLQPSDLRDVVSISQNSKREFRAVHAFEIHVAEPNRDPSPVVVIRLLAAHSRGVLGTWTVPAHTLDVGWNRFDCPFMPRPLDEPVLIEIRWEPDAAPRFALSLGEITADPRLGLVRSDGTVDDRSLAVRIYTGAPGLRLPFQGWGRLPDGYPAAERPSQVIIDELLPTVEYFGGLEEPRAELLRYVDERAGLFLHPSAEGTHVAVIRNVRIDDVRAITADVTLAHDLAAPTEFGLFAAPVDMPLTLKQPSPKSHQPKWLRVGNPRRKSENDAVHDNFHANATWLRLKAREQGQLVFEPTDTLGDSFNIYLATRQTGGGTNHAMAHFLHLVAIREKRQA